The bacterium region GTACCTTCTCGCCCCACACCACACTGGGATCGCGGGAACGAAGGCCGACCTGCTTCACATCCTCAACCGTCAGAAAGGCCTGCGGATCGAGCTCGTTAATCGTGCGCAAGAGCTTGGGCACGTTGCGGCGCTTTTCGGCCACGAATAGGATGTCCACTTCGCCGGTCTTGGTCTTGCCGTCCATCTCGACGACCGAGTAGTTACGCTCCCACAGCTTGTCGGCCAACCCTGCTTCACGCCGGGCAATCACGCGTACCATTTGATGACCAATGGCTATCCGCGACTCGATCCACATACCCACGAAGCTGCCCGCCGCGAAGCCCGCCGCATAGACGACCCCGAGATACCACTCGTTGAGATTGCGGATGACCTGCGCAACGACGTTGATCCAGATCAGAACTTCGAGAAACCCGAATAGCGCGGCCAATACTTTGAAGCCGCGCACAATCGAGATCGTGCGCATGGCGCCGAAGCTCTGATCGGCGATACGCGCGCAAAATATCCCAACGGCCAGGAGCCAGACTTGCCCCTGACCGACGCTCGTCAGCCAATTGGCCAGCTCCGTCAGCAAGCCTACTTGCCTTCCTTCGGCTGCTGCTGCATCATATAGTCCATGCGCTCCTGGCCTTCACGCATGTGCCGCCCGCGCAGCGTCTCGAGCTTGGCCTCGGCCTCTTTGAGTTCGCCTGAAGACTCGAACCGCGTCCACTCGCGCTCTTTGGCCCACTTGCCCAGATCGCTCTCCCAATTCACCGCTCCGCCGAACAACACCACCGTCGGCTTGGAGTACTTCTCGAATGCCATTTGAATCGCTGTCGCCAGGGCCGCCGAGTAGATCTGTCCGCTCGAGCTTACGCGCCGCAGGTCTAACAGCAGCCCGTCCTTCTTCGACAAACTGTCCACGGCTGCCGCCAACTCGCGATCAATCTTCACACTGTCCGCGTGCGGCAGGATGGTTATCTGTCCTGAATGTTCGCCCGTGGACTTGTACCCGACCATCTGCGCCGCTTCGACATTTGTCCACAGCATCACACAGATTGTCCACAGCAGAATTCCCGTCATCCGTCTCATCTGTCGTCCTTCTCGAAATTATTGGTGGCTTTCTTGTCCCAATTTACTCAATTCCAAGCGTGATTTCCGCGCACTTCCATTGAGCTTCCGCAGTTTTACTGCTTATCCACGCACTCCACACATCCACAATGCTTGTCCACAATAGTACACATTGTGTGGATGAGTGCTGTGGAGAGTTTGTGCCGCGCTGCATGCTAACGACTCAGGCGATCTCCTCCCAGGCTTGCTCCCAGGTCGTGAACAAGTGCGTGGTT contains the following coding sequences:
- a CDS encoding DUF2179 domain-containing protein — translated: MLTELANWLTSVGQGQVWLLAVGIFCARIADQSFGAMRTISIVRGFKVLAALFGFLEVLIWINVVAQVIRNLNEWYLGVVYAAGFAAGSFVGMWIESRIAIGHQMVRVIARREAGLADKLWERNYSVVEMDGKTKTGEVDILFVAEKRRNVPKLLRTINELDPQAFLTVEDVKQVGLRSRDPSVVWGEKVLGDMSKWVKPKRKA